The Bacillus vallismortis genome window below encodes:
- the yvfG gene encoding protein YvfG — protein sequence MSELFSVSYFIENLKQHIEMNPSEDKIHAMNSYYRSVVSTLVQDQLTKNAVVLKRIQHLDEAYNKVKRGETK from the coding sequence ATGTCTGAACTTTTTTCCGTCTCTTATTTTATTGAGAATTTAAAACAGCATATTGAAATGAATCCGTCTGAGGATAAAATCCATGCGATGAACAGCTACTACCGTTCCGTCGTCTCAACGCTTGTTCAGGACCAGCTGACGAAAAACGCGGTTGTCTTGAAACGGATTCAGCATTTAGATGAAGCGTACAATAAAGTCAAACGGGGAGAAACAAAATAA
- a CDS encoding polysaccharide pyruvyl transferase family protein — protein sequence MDSKHSMISLKQKLSGLLDVIPKQSEIIYADYPLYGNVGDLFIMKGTEAFFKEHGIQVRKRWNPDNFPVGRTLDPNLIIVCQGGGNFGDLYPYYQGFREKIVQTYPNHKIVILPQSIYFQNEDNLKRTAEIFSAHANLHIITREKASYATAQAYFTSNHIKLLPDMAHQLFPVVPTQQPFNKKLRFIRTDHEANKELQEHAKAESYDWRTVLSASDRRTIAFLQTLNVLNKKAGNPLPIAYIWEKYSDYIVKKAIRFFSRYESVETSRLHGHIFSSLLQKENTVIDNSYGKNANYYHTWMEEVPNTRLIQNASKKENLPAHM from the coding sequence ATGGACAGCAAGCATTCGATGATCAGCCTGAAACAGAAACTGTCCGGGCTGCTCGACGTCATTCCGAAACAATCCGAGATCATCTATGCCGATTATCCTCTATACGGAAATGTAGGGGATTTATTTATTATGAAGGGAACAGAAGCCTTCTTTAAAGAACATGGGATTCAGGTCAGAAAACGCTGGAATCCCGACAACTTTCCAGTCGGTCGAACGCTGGACCCGAATCTCATCATCGTCTGCCAGGGAGGCGGCAACTTCGGAGATTTGTATCCGTATTACCAAGGCTTTAGAGAGAAAATCGTCCAAACCTATCCGAACCATAAAATCGTGATCCTGCCGCAATCGATTTATTTTCAAAACGAAGACAATCTTAAACGGACGGCGGAGATATTTTCTGCACATGCGAATCTCCATATCATCACAAGGGAAAAAGCCTCCTATGCTACGGCGCAGGCTTATTTTACAAGCAATCACATTAAGCTTCTGCCTGATATGGCTCATCAGCTGTTTCCCGTCGTTCCCACCCAGCAGCCGTTCAATAAAAAGCTGAGATTTATCAGAACAGATCACGAAGCGAATAAGGAGCTTCAGGAACACGCTAAAGCGGAAAGCTACGACTGGCGTACGGTGCTGTCAGCTTCAGACCGCCGGACAATCGCTTTTCTGCAAACGCTGAACGTCCTGAACAAAAAAGCGGGCAATCCTCTGCCCATCGCGTATATATGGGAAAAATACTCGGATTATATCGTCAAAAAAGCGATTCGGTTCTTCAGCCGTTACGAATCGGTGGAAACGTCAAGGCTGCACGGCCACATCTTTTCATCTCTTCTTCAAAAAGAAAACACGGTTATTGATAATTCCTATGGGAAAAACGCCAATTACTATCACACCTGGATGGAAGAAGTACCGAACACCCGACTCATCCAGAACGCCTCAAAGAAGGAAAACCTTCCTGCTCACATGTGA
- a CDS encoding DegT/DnrJ/EryC1/StrS aminotransferase family protein, whose product MHKRIYLSPPHMSGREQHYISEAFRSNWIAPLGPLVNSFEEQLAERVGVKGAAAVSSGTAAIHLALRLLEIKEGDSVFCQSFTFVATANPILYEKAVPVFIDSEPDTWNMSPQALERALEEAKRNGKLPKAVIAVNLYGQSAKMDDIVSLCDTYGVPVIEDAAESLGTVYKGKQSGTFGRFGIFSFNGNKIITTSGGGMLVSDNEAAIEKARFLASQAREPAVHYQHSEIGHNYRLSNILAGVGIAQLEVLDERVEKRRAIFTRYKNALGHINGVRFMPEHAAGVSNRWLTTLTLDNGLSPYDAVQRLAEENIEARPLWKPLHTQPLFEPSLFYAHEDTGSICEDLFKRGICLPSGSNLTEEEQDRVIDVLVHLFQTGEVKKWTASIR is encoded by the coding sequence ATGCATAAAAGAATCTATTTATCTCCCCCTCACATGAGCGGCAGAGAGCAGCACTATATTTCAGAAGCCTTTCGCTCAAATTGGATTGCGCCGCTTGGACCTCTCGTGAATTCATTTGAAGAGCAATTGGCTGAACGTGTCGGCGTAAAAGGGGCGGCGGCTGTCAGCTCAGGAACAGCGGCGATTCATCTGGCGCTGCGTTTGCTTGAAATAAAAGAAGGAGACAGCGTGTTTTGCCAGTCCTTCACATTTGTGGCGACCGCCAATCCGATTTTATATGAAAAAGCGGTGCCCGTCTTTATTGATTCCGAGCCTGATACGTGGAATATGTCGCCGCAAGCCCTTGAAAGAGCGCTGGAGGAAGCGAAAAGAAACGGAAAGCTGCCTAAAGCGGTTATTGCCGTCAATCTATATGGGCAAAGCGCGAAAATGGATGACATCGTCAGCCTGTGTGATACATATGGAGTTCCTGTCATTGAGGACGCAGCCGAATCGCTCGGCACAGTTTATAAAGGGAAGCAAAGCGGGACATTCGGGCGCTTCGGCATTTTTTCATTTAACGGGAACAAAATCATCACCACATCAGGCGGCGGGATGCTCGTTTCAGACAATGAAGCCGCCATTGAGAAAGCAAGATTTCTCGCTTCACAGGCACGTGAGCCGGCTGTACATTATCAGCACAGCGAAATCGGGCACAATTACAGGCTGAGCAATATCTTGGCCGGCGTCGGCATTGCCCAGCTTGAGGTGCTGGATGAACGGGTGGAGAAAAGAAGGGCCATTTTCACGAGATACAAGAATGCACTCGGTCACATAAACGGAGTCCGCTTTATGCCAGAACATGCAGCAGGTGTATCCAATCGCTGGCTCACCACACTTACACTTGATAACGGGCTGAGCCCATATGACGCGGTTCAGCGTCTTGCGGAAGAAAACATTGAAGCGCGCCCGCTGTGGAAGCCGCTCCATACCCAGCCGCTGTTTGAGCCGTCTTTATTTTATGCTCATGAAGATACAGGAAGCATATGCGAAGATCTTTTCAAGCGGGGAATCTGTCTCCCATCAGGGTCAAATCTGACGGAAGAAGAGCAAGACCGGGTTATTGATGTACTCGTACACTTATTCCAAACTGGCGAGGTGAAGAAATGGACAGCAAGCATTCGATGA
- a CDS encoding acetyltransferase, producing the protein MRNVAIVGDGGHGKVIRELINARSDTRLAAVLDDKFRTFEAGKEWYTGPLEAISEVRRLVPDVLFLIAIGNNSVRKHLAERLGLKKEDFITLIHPSAIVSKSAVIGEGTVIMAGAIIQADARIGAHCIINTGAVAEHDNQLSDYVHLSPRVTLSGAVAVQEGAHIGTGANVIPQLTIGSWSVVGAGSAVIRSIPDRVTAAGAPARIISPIQT; encoded by the coding sequence ATGAGAAACGTTGCCATTGTGGGTGACGGCGGGCACGGAAAGGTGATCAGAGAGCTGATAAACGCCCGGTCAGATACGCGCTTAGCCGCGGTGCTGGATGATAAATTCCGAACATTTGAAGCCGGAAAAGAGTGGTACACAGGCCCGCTGGAAGCCATTTCTGAAGTACGCAGGCTGGTTCCCGACGTGTTGTTTCTGATCGCCATTGGAAACAACAGTGTCAGAAAACACCTGGCGGAGCGGCTGGGACTGAAAAAAGAAGATTTTATTACATTGATTCACCCGTCAGCCATCGTCAGCAAGTCCGCTGTCATCGGGGAAGGGACAGTCATTATGGCGGGCGCGATCATTCAGGCGGATGCGCGGATCGGCGCCCACTGCATCATCAATACGGGCGCAGTGGCAGAGCACGACAATCAACTCAGCGATTATGTTCATCTTTCCCCGCGTGTCACGCTGTCAGGAGCGGTTGCCGTTCAGGAAGGCGCTCACATCGGAACCGGCGCAAATGTCATACCGCAGCTCACAATCGGATCTTGGAGCGTTGTCGGCGCCGGCTCGGCGGTGATCCGTTCCATACCGGACAGGGTAACGGCGGCCGGTGCCCCGGCGCGCATTATTTCTCCCATTCAAACATAA
- a CDS encoding sugar transferase — translation MILKRLFDLTAAIFLLCCTSVIILFTIAVVRLKIGSPVFFKQVRPGLNGKPFTLYKFRTMTDQRDSEGNMLPDEVRLTKTGRLIRKLSIDELPQLLNVLKGDLSLVGPRPLLMDYLPLYTEKQARRHEVKPGITGWAQINGRNAISWEKKFELDVWYVDNRSFFLDLKILCLTVRKVLVSEGVQQTNHVTAERFTGSGDVSS, via the coding sequence TTGATCCTGAAACGACTTTTTGATCTGACGGCCGCCATTTTTTTATTGTGCTGTACAAGTGTCATCATTCTATTCACCATCGCCGTTGTCAGGCTGAAAATAGGATCACCTGTCTTCTTTAAGCAAGTAAGGCCGGGCCTGAACGGCAAGCCGTTCACCCTTTATAAGTTCCGAACGATGACGGATCAAAGGGACAGTGAAGGAAATATGCTGCCTGATGAAGTTCGGCTGACGAAAACGGGCAGGCTGATCAGAAAACTGAGCATTGATGAGCTTCCGCAGCTGCTGAATGTCCTAAAAGGCGACTTGAGCCTTGTCGGCCCGCGCCCGCTTTTGATGGACTATCTGCCTCTTTATACAGAAAAGCAGGCCCGGCGCCATGAGGTGAAGCCGGGCATCACAGGCTGGGCGCAAATCAACGGCCGGAACGCGATTTCTTGGGAAAAGAAATTTGAATTAGATGTGTGGTACGTTGACAACCGGTCATTTTTTCTCGATTTGAAAATTTTGTGTTTGACGGTGCGAAAAGTGCTTGTTTCAGAAGGGGTTCAGCAAACCAATCATGTGACCGCGGAACGGTTTACAGGAAGCGGAGATGTGTCCTCATGA
- a CDS encoding MATE family efflux transporter, translated as MKFTINFSANLTAFLLSVFLSVWMTPFIVKTLGVEAFGFVHLTQNVINYFSIITVALSSVVVRFFSVAAHRGERDKANAYISNYLAASVLISLLLLLPLAGSAFYIDRVMNVPQAILADVRLSILIGSVLFILTFLMAGFGAAPFYANRLYITSSIQAVQMLVRVLSVLLLFACFTPKIWQIQLAALAGAVIAAVLSFYFFKKLIPWFTFRVKDLSFRISKELFQAGTWSSVNQIGVLLFLQIDLLTANLVLGASEAGKYAAIIQFPLLLRSLAGTVASLFAPLMTSYYSKGDMDGLVNYANKAVRLNGLLLALPAALLGGLAGPFLTIWLGPSFSSIAPILYIHAGYLVVSLAFMPLFYIWTAFNKQKTPAIITLLLGVLNVVLAVTLSGPAHLGLYGITLAGAISLILKNAIFTPLYVSRMTGYKKHVFFKGIIGPLSAAVFAWAVCEAIRFAVKIDDWTSLIATGITVSCCYAIFAFALVCTKEERQLVLKRFRKTKGAVNL; from the coding sequence ATGAAATTCACGATCAACTTCAGCGCAAATCTCACGGCTTTTCTCTTGTCCGTTTTCTTGTCGGTCTGGATGACGCCTTTTATTGTCAAAACGCTTGGTGTGGAAGCGTTCGGTTTTGTTCATTTGACCCAAAACGTGATTAATTACTTTTCAATCATCACCGTCGCGCTCAGCTCGGTTGTCGTGCGTTTTTTTTCTGTCGCCGCACACCGGGGGGAGCGGGATAAAGCAAATGCGTATATCAGCAATTATTTGGCGGCTTCTGTTCTGATATCATTGCTTCTTTTGCTGCCTCTTGCGGGTTCAGCTTTCTATATTGACCGGGTCATGAACGTGCCGCAGGCGATTTTGGCTGATGTGCGTTTGTCGATTTTGATCGGTAGTGTACTGTTTATTTTAACGTTTCTGATGGCGGGTTTCGGCGCTGCCCCATTTTATGCCAACCGCCTTTACATCACCAGCTCCATTCAGGCGGTGCAAATGCTTGTACGCGTGCTGTCTGTGCTGCTCTTGTTTGCATGCTTCACACCGAAAATCTGGCAGATCCAGCTTGCCGCTTTAGCTGGTGCTGTCATCGCGGCTGTGCTGTCTTTCTATTTCTTCAAAAAGCTGATTCCGTGGTTTACGTTTCGGGTGAAGGATCTTTCATTCCGCATAAGCAAAGAGCTGTTTCAGGCGGGCACATGGAGCTCCGTCAATCAAATCGGCGTCCTGCTTTTTTTGCAGATTGATCTATTAACCGCCAATTTGGTGCTGGGAGCGTCTGAAGCCGGAAAATACGCGGCGATTATCCAGTTTCCGCTGCTGCTGCGCAGCTTGGCTGGAACGGTCGCATCTCTGTTTGCGCCTCTCATGACGTCGTATTATTCAAAAGGCGATATGGACGGATTGGTGAATTACGCCAACAAGGCAGTAAGGCTGAACGGTCTTCTGCTTGCGCTTCCTGCTGCCTTATTGGGCGGGCTGGCTGGGCCTTTTCTGACGATCTGGCTCGGACCGTCCTTTTCGTCTATCGCACCGATTTTATATATTCATGCCGGATACTTGGTGGTCAGCCTCGCCTTTATGCCGCTGTTTTATATCTGGACCGCCTTTAATAAACAAAAAACACCGGCGATCATTACCCTGCTGTTAGGCGTGTTAAATGTAGTGCTGGCCGTCACACTGAGCGGGCCGGCTCATCTCGGTCTGTACGGCATTACGTTGGCCGGAGCGATTTCCCTTATTTTGAAAAACGCCATTTTTACGCCGCTTTACGTATCCCGCATGACCGGCTACAAAAAGCACGTGTTTTTTAAAGGCATAATCGGGCCTCTTTCAGCGGCTGTGTTTGCCTGGGCGGTCTGTGAGGCAATCAGGTTCGCTGTGAAGATTGACGACTGGACATCATTGATTGCGACGGGAATAACAGTCAGCTGCTGCTACGCCATTTTCGCGTTTGCGCTCGTTTGTACGAAAGAGGAAAGACAGTTGGTACTGAAACGATTTCGAAAAACGAAAGGGGCTGTGAATCTTTGA
- a CDS encoding glycosyltransferase, whose translation MTPLVSIIVPMYNVEPFIEECIDSLLRQTLSDMEVILVNDGSPDRSGEIAEDYAKRDARIRVVHQKNGGLSSARNTGIKAARGTYIGFVDGDDYVSSAMFQRLIEEAEQHRLDIVGCGFYKQSADRRTYVPPQLDTNRVLTKFEMAEWLKYAHETRFIWYVWRYVYRRELLERANLMFDEDIRFAEDSPFNLSAFCEAERVKMLDEGLYVYRENPNSLTEVPYKPAMDEHIQKQYQAKIAFYNHYGIAGACKEDLNVYICKHQLPMLLANACASPNSPKDIKKQIKHILSYEMVRQAVRHTPFQHEKLLRGERLVLGLCKLRLIFLIKLFFEQRGTMKGSAKQA comes from the coding sequence TGTCCCGATGTATAACGTTGAACCATTTATAGAAGAGTGCATTGACTCACTGCTTCGCCAAACGCTTTCTGATATGGAAGTCATCCTTGTGAATGACGGATCGCCGGATCGTTCTGGCGAGATTGCAGAGGATTATGCAAAACGGGATGCGAGAATCCGGGTCGTTCATCAGAAAAACGGCGGGTTGAGTTCAGCGCGTAATACGGGAATAAAGGCCGCCCGGGGGACTTACATCGGCTTTGTGGACGGTGACGATTATGTATCTTCCGCCATGTTCCAAAGGTTGATTGAAGAAGCGGAACAGCACCGGCTCGACATCGTTGGCTGCGGTTTTTACAAGCAGTCAGCGGACAGGCGGACTTATGTGCCGCCGCAGCTTGACACAAACCGCGTGCTGACAAAATTTGAAATGGCTGAATGGCTCAAATATGCTCACGAAACGAGATTTATCTGGTATGTATGGCGTTATGTTTATCGCCGTGAGCTTTTGGAGAGAGCCAATCTGATGTTTGATGAAGACATCCGTTTTGCTGAAGACTCTCCCTTCAATTTGTCCGCTTTTTGCGAAGCGGAGCGGGTGAAAATGCTGGATGAAGGCTTGTACGTCTATCGCGAAAACCCGAACAGCCTGACAGAAGTCCCTTATAAGCCGGCGATGGATGAACATATTCAAAAGCAATATCAGGCGAAAATCGCATTCTACAATCATTACGGTATAGCAGGCGCATGCAAAGAAGATTTGAATGTGTACATTTGCAAGCACCAGCTTCCGATGCTTCTGGCAAACGCCTGTGCTTCTCCAAATTCGCCGAAAGACATTAAAAAGCAGATCAAACACATTTTATCCTATGAGATGGTGCGGCAGGCCGTCAGACATACACCGTTTCAGCATGAGAAATTATTAAGAGGCGAGCGTTTGGTATTAGGACTGTGCAAATTGCGGCTCATTTTTCTCATCAAGCTGTTTTTCGAGCAGCGGGGAACGATGAAAGGCAGTGCGAAGCAGGCATGA